ATGGATCTCGATGTCATTGGCCACGGCGAGCTGGCGCGCTACCGCCAGACCCAGGCCGGTGCCGCCGGTGCCGCGATTGCGCGATTGCTCCAGGCGATAGAACGGACGGAAGACGGCGTCCAGCGACTCATCGGGGATACCGGGGCCGCGATCAAGCACCTGAATCTCGACGCTTTCGGCGCAGCCTTGCAGGTCGACCTCCACCAGGTGGTCGCTATAGCGCAGCGCGTTTTCGATCAGGTTGCCGAGAATTCGCCGAAGTGCCATGGGGTTGACATGGGCGGGGCAGGGCGCGGCCAGACGGCAGCGAATGCGCTGACGCTGGCCGACGACCTCCCTGATCAGGACGCTCACCTCAAGATTTTGCTGCTCGCCTGCGCCCAGACTCTGGCCCAGCTCGACGGCGTGGCGAATGAGCTCGTCCATTTCTTCGATATCTTGCGTCATGCGCGCGCGCTGAGCGTCACTGACTGGCTCGGGCAGCATTTCGACCGCCAGACGCAGGCGTGTCAGCGGCGTGCGCAGGTCGTGGGAGATACCGGCGAGAAGCACGGTGCGATCGGCCAACAGCTCGCGCACCTGCTGACTGGTCTCATTAAATCGCCGCGCGAGATTGGCCAGCTCCAGCGGGCCAGTTTCGGGCAGGGGCTCGGGTGAGCGTCCGCGCGCGACTTCCTCTGCAGCGCGCGAGAGGCGTGTCAGTGGGGTGGTGACGCGTCGGGCCAGAATGGTGGCCGTGAGCAGAATCAGCACCAGCGCCATGACCGAGACCAGGGCCACGCCCTGGAGCGGTTTGGTGTTGATGCGGCTGCGCGGAAACCCGACCCAGACCGGGCCGCGCTCGGTATCCATGCGCATCCAGAACCAGCGTTCCCCGTCCACCAGACTGCTTTCGACCTTGATCCGGTGCCCGAGCTGGTTGGCGATGGATTTTGCCAGGCGGTTGGTGTAGGGGAAGAAATAGGGCTCGAGGTTTTCTGGTTGCTCCGGATGCGGTCTCAGCTCGAGTTGGTACTCCTCGCGCAGTCGCTCGCGGTATTCGGCGCGCAGCGGCGCGGGCAACTTGACCAGGGTGCGAGCCGAAAGGTCCATCAGGGCGGCCAGGTCGCTGGTAGCGCGTTCGACCACCGGAAAGAGCGCATAGTGCAGGATGGCGAAAAATGTCACCAGCGCGAAGCTGCCGAAGGTCAGCACCAGTGTCAGCAGTGCGCGGCTGAACAGCGAGCTTGGCAGCCAGCGCCGGCGTCGGGTCATGCCTGGCCCTTGGGCGTGAAGATGTAGCCGCGGCCCCAGACGGTGCGGATGTAGCGCGGGTTTTTCTTATCGGGCTCGATCTTGGCGCGCAGGCGCGCGACCTGCACGTCGATGCTGCGATCGAAGGGGTTGCGCTCGTAGCCCTTGAGCAGGTCCAGCAGCTGGTCGCGGTGGAGCAGGCGGTTGGGGTGCTCGCAAAAGACGCACAGCAAGTCGAACTCGCCCGAGGTCAGGCTGATTGGCTCGCCGTCGCGCGTGAGCTGACGCATGTCGATATCCAGCCGATAGGGGCCGAAGCTGAGGGTGTCGTTCGCCTCCTCTGCGGGTTCCTCTGCAGGACTGGGGCTTTGGCGGCGCAACACCGCGCGGATTCGGGCAAGCAGCTCGCGCGGATTGAACGGCTTGGGCAGATAGTCATCGGCGCCGACCTCAAGTCCAACGATGCGGTCAACCTCATCTCCGCGCGCCGAGAGCATGATGATCGGCGTGCTGTGGCTTTGGCGCAACCGCCGCGCCAGGCTGAGTCCGTCCTCGCCTGGCAGCATCAGGTCAAGAATGATGATGTCGGGGGATTCTGCCTCAAGATGCCGGAACATCTGCTCGCCATCCTCCACGCCCGCCACCTCAAAGCCTTCGCGTTCCAGATAGTCGAGCAGCAGATCGCGTAGACCCTGGTCATCGTCAACGACCAGTACCTGGGCCTTATCGGCGGATTTGGATGCGGTGATGTCCATGGTGGGGGAGCCGTCTGCTTGGTGGTGGCGGAATGTCAGGTGCCAGACGCCGCGGTTTTGCGGGCCGGTAAGCGACGGATGTTTTGCATTGCGAATAATCAATTAGTTTTCGATGTTGCGAAAATGTGATTTTGTTCTCGCATATTGGTTACAAGTTGTTACAATATTAGTA
Above is a genomic segment from Thiorhodovibrio litoralis containing:
- a CDS encoding ATP-binding protein, whose protein sequence is MTRRRRWLPSSLFSRALLTLVLTFGSFALVTFFAILHYALFPVVERATSDLAALMDLSARTLVKLPAPLRAEYRERLREEYQLELRPHPEQPENLEPYFFPYTNRLAKSIANQLGHRIKVESSLVDGERWFWMRMDTERGPVWVGFPRSRINTKPLQGVALVSVMALVLILLTATILARRVTTPLTRLSRAAEEVARGRSPEPLPETGPLELANLARRFNETSQQVRELLADRTVLLAGISHDLRTPLTRLRLAVEMLPEPVSDAQRARMTQDIEEMDELIRHAVELGQSLGAGEQQNLEVSVLIREVVGQRQRIRCRLAAPCPAHVNPMALRRILGNLIENALRYSDHLVEVDLQGCAESVEIQVLDRGPGIPDESLDAVFRPFYRLEQSRNRGTGGTGLGLAVARQLAVANDIEIHLRTRPGGGTIASILLKPPEESGEPLPVPPKSDSHARIPERIPQRNHGAHGVPARSGDTKSTTEDG
- a CDS encoding response regulator, coding for MDITASKSADKAQVLVVDDDQGLRDLLLDYLEREGFEVAGVEDGEQMFRHLEAESPDIIILDLMLPGEDGLSLARRLRQSHSTPIIMLSARGDEVDRIVGLEVGADDYLPKPFNPRELLARIRAVLRRQSPSPAEEPAEEANDTLSFGPYRLDIDMRQLTRDGEPISLTSGEFDLLCVFCEHPNRLLHRDQLLDLLKGYERNPFDRSIDVQVARLRAKIEPDKKNPRYIRTVWGRGYIFTPKGQA